One genomic window of Gracilinema caldarium DSM 7334 includes the following:
- a CDS encoding TSUP family transporter — protein sequence MFSITIPILLKGFLAALIVGFVTASIRSWVDRVFLVIMLTGIVGLPIVQVIQINLMVVALAALLALFRQRKHLHGAVPPGSHEWLLITIPAVIGGITGRALAFQTKPILLLGLLGIYAILVGLRIFIIKPLSEKETKAHPAWFIPVSLGSGFLTGLLSAGGKPFAVPLYNNAMGHHPQKAYALATVAVVAASWTALGTQLVLNLPTWPQLIMALYEFILVTLVALIVQKFWNEKLAKVVNFAIAPILLLVGIRFLLTAIR from the coding sequence ATGTTTTCTATAACCATACCAATATTACTGAAGGGTTTCCTTGCAGCCTTGATTGTCGGTTTTGTTACAGCTTCTATCCGTTCCTGGGTAGACCGGGTCTTTCTGGTGATCATGCTTACCGGCATTGTAGGCCTGCCTATTGTGCAGGTTATCCAGATCAACTTAATGGTTGTTGCACTGGCCGCATTGCTGGCTCTTTTCCGCCAAAGAAAACACCTGCATGGGGCGGTTCCTCCCGGCTCTCACGAATGGCTGCTTATCACCATACCTGCGGTTATAGGTGGTATTACAGGCAGGGCTCTGGCATTTCAGACAAAGCCAATTTTATTACTTGGACTGCTTGGCATCTATGCCATCCTGGTGGGTTTGCGCATTTTTATCATTAAACCCCTTTCTGAAAAGGAAACAAAAGCCCATCCTGCATGGTTTATTCCGGTGAGTCTTGGAAGCGGGTTCCTCACAGGACTCTTATCCGCTGGAGGGAAACCCTTTGCGGTTCCGCTCTATAACAATGCCATGGGGCATCATCCTCAAAAAGCCTATGCCCTGGCGACTGTGGCCGTAGTAGCCGCCTCTTGGACCGCCCTGGGAACCCAACTGGTATTAAACCTCCCCACATGGCCTCAGCTGATTATGGCATTGTATGAATTTATTCTTGTGACCCTGGTAGCTCTTATAGTTCAGAAATTCTGGAACGAAAAGCTTGCCAAGGTAGTGAACTTTGCTATAGCCCCCATCCTACTCCTGGTTGGGATACGATTTCTGCTTACTGCAATACGGTAA